In Quercus robur chromosome 11, dhQueRobu3.1, whole genome shotgun sequence, the following proteins share a genomic window:
- the LOC126706214 gene encoding ADP-ribosylation factor-like protein 8b isoform X1 has translation MGIWDAFLNWLRSLFFKQEMELSLIGLQNAGKTSLVNVIATGGYSEDMIPTVGFNMKKVTKGNVTIKLWDLGGQPRFRSMWERYCRAVSAIVYVVDAADYDNVPVSRSELHDLLSKPSLNGIPLLVLGNKIDKQGALSKEGLTEQLGLKDITDREVCCFMISCKNSSNIDSVIDWLVKHSKSMN, from the exons TCTCTTTTTCAAGCAAGAAATGGAGCTGTCTTTGATAGGCCTTCAGAATGCTGGAAAAACATCACTTGTAAATGTTATTGCA ACTGGTGGATATAGTGAAGACATGATCCCAACG GTAGGATTTAATATGAAGAAGGTAACTAAAGGAAATGTCACAATAAAGTTGTGGGATCTTGGAGGTCAACCGAGGTTTCGCAGCATGTGGGAGAGATACTGCCGTGCAGTTTCTGCTATCGT ATATGTTGTGGATGCTGCTGATTACGATAATGTGCCTGTATCAAGAAGTGAACTACATGACCTGTTGAGTAAGCCATCACTTAATGGCATTCCTTTGCTGGTACTTGGTAACAAGATTGACAAACAAGGAGCTTTGTCTAAAGAGGGTCTGACAGAGCAATT GGGGCTGAAGGACATTACTGATAGAGAAGTTTGTTGCTTTATGATTTCATGCAAGAATTCTTCCAACATTGATTCAGTCATTGATTGGCTTGTAAAGCATTCAAAATCAATGAATTGA
- the LOC126706214 gene encoding ADP-ribosylation factor-like protein 8a isoform X2 — protein MGCFSQLATKFDADVEISVSGTRCQTGGYSEDMIPTVGFNMKKVTKGNVTIKLWDLGGQPRFRSMWERYCRAVSAIVYVVDAADYDNVPVSRSELHDLLSKPSLNGIPLLVLGNKIDKQGALSKEGLTEQLGLKDITDREVCCFMISCKNSSNIDSVIDWLVKHSKSMN, from the exons TTTGATGCTGATGTTGAAATTTCTGTTTCTGGAACTCGTTGCCAGACTGGTGGATATAGTGAAGACATGATCCCAACG GTAGGATTTAATATGAAGAAGGTAACTAAAGGAAATGTCACAATAAAGTTGTGGGATCTTGGAGGTCAACCGAGGTTTCGCAGCATGTGGGAGAGATACTGCCGTGCAGTTTCTGCTATCGT ATATGTTGTGGATGCTGCTGATTACGATAATGTGCCTGTATCAAGAAGTGAACTACATGACCTGTTGAGTAAGCCATCACTTAATGGCATTCCTTTGCTGGTACTTGGTAACAAGATTGACAAACAAGGAGCTTTGTCTAAAGAGGGTCTGACAGAGCAATT GGGGCTGAAGGACATTACTGATAGAGAAGTTTGTTGCTTTATGATTTCATGCAAGAATTCTTCCAACATTGATTCAGTCATTGATTGGCTTGTAAAGCATTCAAAATCAATGAATTGA